One region of Macadamia integrifolia cultivar HAES 741 chromosome 11, SCU_Mint_v3, whole genome shotgun sequence genomic DNA includes:
- the LOC122093046 gene encoding uncharacterized protein LOC122093046: protein MQYVSSIKAIWDITGCTIMSDSWTDIKKRSWVNVIAYSPGGAVFLKCIECSINRLTSTFLFNEISDVIEKVGPKNVVQFISDNGSNFCSCGDMLSGKLRHIYRTNCAAHGINLFLKDIHKKVKWVREVIEDGKLVVDYIHRHTGIVALMRKFTNNRDIKQPCKTRFDTYFFILQSLIVVENELRLFIASSEWRAFQFNRTEMAVRIVRIIQSETFWQGAKEVVAFMEPLIRILRLVDSDGSTAG from the exons atgcAATATGTTAGCAGTATAAAGGCGATATGGGATATCACAGGTTGCACAATTATGTCTGATTCTTGGACTGACATAAAGAAGAGGTCATGGGTTAATGTGATTGCTTACTCTCCTGGGGGTGCTGTGTTTTTGAAATGTATTGAGTGCAGTATAAATAGATTAACTTCCACAtttcttttcaatgaaatttctgatgtcATTGAAAAAGTTGGACCAAAGAATGTTGTGCAATTTATTTCAGATAATGGTTCTAACTTTTGTTCTTGTGGTGATATGTTGTCTGGAAAATTGCGTCATATATATAGAACAAATTGTGCTGCTCATGGGATTAATCTGTTTTTGAAAGATATTCACAAAAAAGTTAAATGGGTGAGGGAAGTTATAGAAGATGGAAAACTTGTAGTGGATTATATTCACAGGCACACAGGTATTGTAGCATTGATGAGAAAATTCACCAACAATAGAGATATCAAGCAGCCTTGCAAGACAAGGTTtgatacttatttttttatactgCAGTCTCTTATTGTTGTTGAGAATGAGCTGAGGCTTTTTATTGCATCATCTGAGTGGAGAGCCTTTCAATTCAATAGAACTGAAATGGCAGTGAGAATTGTTCGAATAATTCAATCAGAGACATTTTGGCAGGGGGCAAAGGAAGTTGTTGCTTTCATGGAGCCACTTATTCGTATTCTTCGCCTTGTTGATTCAGATGGTTCTACTGCAG gtTAG